The Desulfonatronum sp. SC1 genomic interval TTGTAGAAGTGCGCACCCGAACCAGCACTAAATGGGAGCACCCACGCGAGTCCATTACCCCTGCCAAGATTCGGTTTCTGGTATTGGCAACTGATGCTTTTGTGCAACAGAATCGCATCGACCACCGAATAC includes:
- a CDS encoding YraN family protein, producing VEVRTRTSTKWEHPRESITPAKIRFLVLATDAFVQQNRIDHRIRFDVVTCMPINETEWDIDHIQHAFTAQAE